A single region of the Solwaraspora sp. WMMD406 genome encodes:
- a CDS encoding OsmC family protein — MGEADTWNHRAAATARGGRVQTDDGAFSSRLSSPLAPPGSGLTPEHLLAAAFATCLHHAAAEAATEITNEPHTVEVHAETRLRRDPDGRYRAEVRASVSSCGLSPDQLSALVNRADQLWPFSSSGDVRHALHVVAGRVEENQPQAQLS, encoded by the coding sequence ATGGGCGAGGCGGACACCTGGAACCACCGGGCTGCGGCGACCGCGCGAGGCGGTCGGGTCCAGACCGACGACGGCGCGTTCTCCAGCCGGCTCTCGTCGCCGCTCGCCCCACCTGGCAGTGGGCTCACCCCGGAGCACCTGCTGGCGGCGGCGTTCGCGACATGTCTGCATCACGCCGCCGCGGAAGCGGCCACCGAGATCACCAACGAGCCGCACACGGTCGAGGTCCACGCCGAGACCCGGCTGCGCCGTGACCCCGACGGGCGCTACCGGGCCGAGGTACGGGCCAGTGTCTCCTCCTGCGGGCTGTCGCCGGACCAGTTGTCGGCGCTGGTGAACCGCGCCGATCAGCTCTGGCCGTTCTCCAGCTCCGGTGACGTACGGCACGCGCTGCACGTGGTGGCGGGCCGCGTCGAGGAGAACCAGCCGCAGGCTCAGCTGAGCTGA